One genomic window of Mustela lutreola isolate mMusLut2 chromosome 14, mMusLut2.pri, whole genome shotgun sequence includes the following:
- the TMEM79 gene encoding transmembrane protein 79: MTEPETLALLEVKGSEALEKSPPQALVPNGRQPEGEGEAETHGAASSKVGSSAGSTTAGEGPEDGLDSTVSEAATLPWGTGPPPSALFPDPPGWRDMEPEPLRSEPPTKLEDLSEDDAILLPEKAARAFVPIDLQCIERRPQEDPAVRCEAGEGEGRRACLPARPTQPEPCERKWAEAVVRPPGHTCGGCGGCGGRDGLRAVASVGAALVLFPCLLYGAYAFLPFDAPRLPTMSSRLIYTLRCGVFATFPIILGLLVYGLSLLCFSALRPFGERRREVEIHRRFVAQSVQLFILYFFNLAVLSTYLPQETLKLLPLLTGLFAISRLIYWLTFAVGRSFRGFGYGLTFLPLLSMLVWNLYYMFVVEPERMLAAAESRLDYPDHARSALDLRPRPWG, encoded by the exons ATGACAGAACCCGAGACCCTGGCCCTGCTGGAAGTGAAGGGGTCTGAGGCCCTGGAAAAGAGCCCACCCCAGGCCTTGGTCCCCAATGGCCGTCAGCCAGAAGGGGAAGGTGAGGCCGAGACCCATGGAGCCGCATCCTCCAAGGTGGGGTCCTCAGCTGGGTCTACCACGGCCGGAGAGGGACCTGAGGATGGCCTTGACAGCACAGTGAGCGAGGCGGCCACCCTGCCCTGGGGGACCGGCCCCCCGCCCAGTGCCCTGTTCCCAGACCCCCCCGGGTGGCGGGACATGGAGCCCGAGCCCCTCCGGTCAGAGCCACCCACCAAGCTAGAGGACTTGTCCGAAGATGACGCCATCCTGCTGCCTGAGAAGGCGGCCCGGGCCTTCGTGCCCATTGACCTCCAGTGCATCGAGCGGCGGCCCCAGGAGGACCCGGCTGTGCGCTGTGAGGCCGGCGAGGGCGAGGGCCGCCGGGCCTGCCTGCCCGCCCGGCCCACCCAGCCCGAGCCCTGTGAGCGCAAGTGGGCCGAGGCCGTGGTGAGGCCGCCGGGCCACACTTGCGGGGGCTGCGGGGGCTGCGGAGGCCGGGACGGGCTGAGGGCCGTGGCCTCGGTGGGAGCCGCGCTCGttctcttcccctgcctgctGTACGGGGCCTACGCCTTCCTGCCCTTCGACGCCCCGCGGCTGCCCACCATGAGCTCCCGCCTCATCTACACGCTGCGCTGCGGGGTCTTTGCCACCTTCCCCATCATCCTGG GGCTGCTGGTGTACGGGCTGAGCCTGCTGTGCTTCTCGGCCCTGCGGCCGTTCGGGGAGCGGCGGCGGGAGGTGGAGATCCACCGGCGCTTCGTGGCCCAGTCGGTGCAGCTCTTCATCTTGTACTTCTTCAACCTGGCCGTGCTCTCCACCTACCTGCCCCAGGAGACCCTCaaactgctccccctgctcaccgGTCTCTTTGCCATCTCCCG GCTGATATACTGGCTGACCTTCGCCGTGGGCCGCTCCTTTCGAGGCTTTGGCTACGGCCTCACGTTCCTGCCGCTGCTGTCCATGCTGGTGTGGAACCTGTACTACATGTTCGTGGTGGAGCCCGAGCGCATGCTCGCCGCTGCCGAGAGCCGCCTGGACTACCCCGACCACGCCCGCTCGGCCTTGGACCTCAGGCCTCGTCCCTGGGGCTGA
- the GLMP gene encoding glycosylated lysosomal membrane protein, whose amino-acid sequence MCRREGPRWRWGRGAPGPTLLLSLLASAAPLGLLGDETRQVSLEVIPDWQGPPQNLLHIRAVGANSTLHYVWSSTGPPAALLVATDTPRSTLAVNWSRLLSPEPDGGLTVLPTDSVRFSSAIVFTRLFEFDDTNTSEASAKPPGKPYPPYSLAEFSWDNITDSLDPATLSATFRGHPIRDPTGAFANGSLALRVQAFPGSGRPAQAPRLLHSADTCQLEVSLVGAAPRGNRSLFGLELVTLGQGPDCPSMREQSSIDDEYTPAVFQLDQLLWGSPPSGFMQWRPVAFSQRQRGRDSALPCQASPLRPTSEYPLPQSPIVRAFFGSQTNFCAFNLTFGTSTGPGYWDERYLSWSMLLGVGAPPMDSLSPLILGIMAVALGAPGLMLLAGGLFLLLGHKQCSEYQPIN is encoded by the exons ATGTGCCGCCGCGAGGGGCCCCGCTGGCGCTGGGGGCGCGGTGCCCCCGGCCCCACACTTCTCCTGAGCCTGCTGGCGTCTGCAGCCCCGCTCGGCCTGCTGGGGGACGAGACCCGCCAG GTATCTCTGGAGGTCATCCCGGACTGGCAGGGGCCCCCCCAGAACCTGCTGCACATCCGGGCGGTGGGCGCCAACTCCACGCTGCACTACGTGTGGAGCAGCACGGGGCCCCCGGCAGCCCTGCTGGTGGCCACTGACACCCCCCGCAGTACCCTGGCCGTCAACTGGAGCCGCCTGCTCTCCCCGGAGCCGGACGGGGGCCTCACCGTGCTCCCCACGGACAGCGTCCGGTTCTCTTCTGCCATTGTCTTCACCAGG CTGTTTGAATTTGATGACACCAACACATCGGAGGCGTCTGCCAAGCCTCCGGGAAAACCGTATCCCCCGTATTCCCTGGCCGAGTTCTCCTGGGACAACATCACAGACTCTCTGGACCCTGCCACCCTGAGTGCCACGTTTCGAGGCCACCCCATTCGTGACCCCACCGGGGCTTTTGCCAACGGCAGCCTGGCCCTCAGG GTGCAGGCTTTTCCTGGCTCCGGCCGGCCAGCCCAGGCCCCACGCCTCCTGCATTCAGCGGACACCTGTCAGCTCGAGGTGTCCCTGGTTGGGGCCGCTCCCCGGGGAAACCGTTCCCTGTTTGGGCTGGAGCTCGTCACCCTGGGCCAGGGCCCCGACTGCCCGTCCATGCGAGAGCAGAGCTCCATCGATGACGAGTACACGCCTGCTGTCTTCCAG ttGGACCAGCTGCTGTGGGGGTCCCCCCCATCAGGCTTCATGCAGTGGCGGCCAGTGGCTTTCTCCCAGAGGCAGAGGGGCCGGGATTCAGCCCTGCCCTGCCAAGCTTCCCCACTGCGCCCCACCTCGGAGTACCCTCTCCCCCAGTCCCCCATTGTCCGAGCCTTCTTTGGGTCCCAGACCAACTTCTGTGCCTTCAATCTGACCTTTGGGACTTCCACAGGCCCCGGCTACTGGGACGAACGCTACCTCAGCTG GTCCATGCTTCTGGGCGTAGGCGCTCCTCCGATGGACAGCTTGTCCCCGCTCATCTTGGGCATCATGGCGGTGGCCCTGGGGGCCCCGGGGCTCATGTTGCTGGCAGGAGGCCTGTTTCTGCTGCTGGGCCACAAGCAGTGCTCCGAATACCAGCCTATCAACTGA